The Octadecabacter arcticus 238 genome contains a region encoding:
- the tnpC gene encoding IS66 family transposase — MDQVTSLEQLLATALRRIAELEAALASMAQENADLRRQLAKNSSNSSKPPSSDGLKKPVPRSLRGKSGKKSGGQVGHRGDTLRQTATPDFVERHEAEACGTCQHGLTAGMIKAVERRQVYDIPVPRLEVTEHQAAIYCCGHCRATTTATFPDGVNAHVQYGKRIRAAAVYCNVQQLIPEDRVCQLLRDLFGATSLCAASVTNWVNGTARTLGGVVEHILARLNEGGVRHLDETGLRVDGKLHWLHSISDLAFTHYRISAKRGAVPSFLTGGTIVHDHWKSYYAHMSGVDAHALCGAHHLRELKAIEEIEKEPWACAMSVLLNSANQLKCAAQGRGETELPTSVHHDILTKYMAILTEGLAFHERQDPLARRTGARGRKARRPGHNLLVRLRDYRDDVLRFLTDFTVPFTNNQAERDLRMMKLRMKISGTFRTLEGAQVFADIRSVISTVRKHGGNILETLTLSPQQIIARL, encoded by the coding sequence ATGGACCAAGTTACTTCTCTTGAACAACTCCTCGCCACGGCTCTGCGCAGGATCGCCGAGTTGGAAGCCGCGTTGGCGAGCATGGCGCAAGAGAATGCGGATCTGCGGCGTCAGTTGGCTAAGAACAGCAGTAATAGCAGCAAGCCGCCTTCGAGTGATGGGTTGAAGAAACCGGTACCGCGTAGCCTGCGTGGTAAGTCCGGTAAGAAAAGTGGTGGCCAAGTTGGCCACCGAGGCGACACCCTACGTCAGACAGCAACGCCTGACTTTGTGGAGCGACATGAGGCTGAGGCCTGTGGCACCTGTCAGCATGGCTTGACGGCTGGGATGATCAAGGCGGTGGAGAGGCGTCAGGTTTATGACATACCGGTGCCGCGTCTGGAGGTCACAGAGCATCAGGCAGCGATTTATTGTTGTGGCCATTGCCGAGCCACGACGACAGCCACCTTTCCCGATGGCGTGAATGCACACGTGCAATACGGTAAGCGCATTCGGGCGGCGGCGGTCTACTGCAATGTTCAGCAGCTGATCCCCGAGGATCGGGTCTGCCAACTCCTGCGTGATTTGTTTGGTGCCACCAGCCTATGCGCGGCCAGCGTGACCAACTGGGTGAACGGCACAGCGCGTACCTTGGGTGGCGTCGTCGAACACATTCTGGCCCGGCTCAATGAAGGCGGCGTTCGGCATCTGGATGAGACCGGACTTCGTGTTGATGGTAAGCTGCACTGGCTGCACTCAATCAGCGATCTCGCCTTCACGCATTATCGCATCAGCGCCAAGCGCGGTGCTGTTCCATCCTTCCTGACCGGCGGGACAATTGTTCATGACCACTGGAAGTCCTATTACGCCCATATGAGTGGGGTGGACGCGCACGCCCTGTGCGGGGCGCATCATTTACGGGAACTCAAGGCCATCGAAGAAATCGAAAAGGAGCCGTGGGCGTGCGCGATGAGCGTGCTGCTCAACAGCGCCAATCAGCTCAAGTGCGCGGCTCAGGGGCGAGGCGAGACCGAACTCCCCACGTCGGTTCACCACGACATCCTCACCAAATACATGGCGATCCTCACCGAGGGCCTCGCCTTCCATGAGCGACAAGACCCACTGGCTAGACGCACTGGTGCGCGAGGCCGAAAAGCCAGGCGGCCAGGCCATAACCTTCTGGTCCGCTTGCGCGACTACCGTGATGACGTCCTAAGGTTCCTTACGGACTTCACAGTTCCCTTCACCAACAATCAGGCCGAACGGGACCTGCGCATGATGAAGTTGCGCATGAAAATCTCGGGAACTTTCCGCACCCTCGAGGGCGCGCAGGTCTTCGCTGACATCAGATCCGTCATCTCGACGGTCAGAAAACACGGGGGCAATATCCTCGAAACACTCACCCTATCACCACAACAGATCATCGCTCGGCTCTAA
- a CDS encoding tripartite tricarboxylate transporter TctB family protein — translation MRISDRIFGAVVILGSFIYVMAARGIAKPFFADPLGPQAFPIGVGIVAAICGLVMVFSPDEEPDWPEMRSFLSIVGSTILLIAYAYALKPMGFLVPTAIASAVISYQITPAPMRAVIYGLGISVGLFVLFKFALGLSLFAFPHDFFG, via the coding sequence ATGCGTATCTCGGACCGCATTTTCGGGGCCGTCGTGATCCTTGGGTCGTTCATCTACGTGATGGCGGCCCGGGGCATCGCCAAGCCGTTCTTTGCAGACCCGCTTGGCCCACAAGCTTTCCCCATCGGGGTTGGTATCGTGGCCGCAATTTGCGGACTCGTGATGGTGTTTTCACCGGATGAAGAACCCGACTGGCCGGAAATGCGGTCCTTTTTGTCGATCGTCGGATCAACGATCCTGCTAATCGCCTATGCCTATGCCTTGAAGCCCATGGGCTTCTTGGTGCCCACCGCCATCGCAAGCGCGGTCATTTCGTATCAGATCACCCCTGCGCCAATGCGCGCGGTGATCTACGGTCTCGGTATTTCAGTCGGCCTGTTCGTGTTGTTCAAATTCGCTCTGGGGCTAAGTCTGTTTGCCTTCCCCCACGACTTCTTCGGATAG
- a CDS encoding Bug family tripartite tricarboxylate transporter substrate binding protein: MAGGGGGLAFSHVVNERQTDADLIVAASQATATRLAQDAYGGATADQVHFVGAIGADPGVIVVAADSPFMTLNDMVDAIIADPSSVAFAGGSAAGGFDHLKVLMVMQEAGFTDITEIKYIGVDGGADAVTQTVGDFTQGMTGDMSEIVGFIESGDIRVLAVLAEERVPGFEEIPTAVEQGIDVVAVNWRGLYVPKDISDEDFNAWAARLQAVADSDEWKTAMMENGLAPFTKVGDDFQAWVDGVIASTEELSREIGVIQ, from the coding sequence ATGGCAGGTGGCGGTGGCGGCCTTGCGTTTTCCCACGTGGTCAACGAACGCCAGACCGACGCCGACCTGATTGTTGCCGCGTCACAAGCGACAGCCACCCGTCTGGCACAAGACGCTTACGGCGGTGCAACCGCTGACCAAGTGCATTTCGTCGGTGCCATCGGTGCTGATCCAGGTGTGATTGTTGTGGCCGCAGACAGCCCGTTCATGACTTTGAACGATATGGTTGATGCGATCATCGCTGATCCATCATCCGTGGCTTTCGCTGGCGGATCTGCTGCAGGCGGTTTCGACCACCTCAAAGTTCTGATGGTCATGCAAGAAGCCGGCTTCACCGACATCACGGAAATCAAGTATATCGGTGTTGATGGCGGCGCAGATGCTGTGACACAGACCGTCGGCGATTTCACCCAAGGTATGACAGGCGACATGTCCGAAATTGTCGGTTTCATCGAATCAGGTGACATCCGTGTGCTGGCCGTTCTCGCTGAAGAACGCGTTCCTGGCTTTGAGGAAATCCCGACAGCGGTTGAACAAGGCATCGATGTGGTCGCCGTGAACTGGCGTGGCTTGTACGTGCCAAAAGACATTTCTGACGAAGACTTCAACGCTTGGGCCGCGCGCCTGCAAGCGGTTGCCGATTCTGATGAATGGAAAACAGCAATGATGGAAAATGGGCTCGCGCCATTCACCAAAGTTGGGGACGATTTCCAAGCGTGGGTTGATGGCGTCATTGCCTCCACCGAAGAACTGTCCCGTGAGATTGGCGTTATTCAGTAA